The following are encoded together in the Kribbella sp. CA-293567 genome:
- a CDS encoding MFS transporter has translation MTTAPAVERAQLRYFRGVVAGYAISHAGSFLSLVVLNLYVYQLTGSAVQLSIVMVTRLGASFVAGFFAGSLVARYDRKLLMISSQLVPAVALAGLVAAPPDAVLLIVYLITVVIGAGNTIFQVALRTSIPELVGPDRRVAANGSLVLARSVATVVGLSSAGIIVAWGGYTAAFGINAAAFTISALTLVVLPLRTRTASQDAEAGAAKPGWVASVREAGVLLRLTPVLLGLLIVRESDALGSASHNVALPVYATQLSPDNAAEFVGWFWAAWALGMAAAHQLTTRLLRGTELGERAFVISIFPMSAFFVAVFLGLPLPLTLACALFAGVADGFNDIAYNSRLQAAPDPQRGYLFGFSAMAETSGLGLGMLASGVLLAVSPVAVVVGAFHGLPVLMALLYGLYLFRRARRSRSTTA, from the coding sequence ATGACGACAGCACCAGCGGTCGAGCGAGCTCAGTTGCGCTATTTCCGTGGTGTGGTCGCCGGTTACGCGATCTCCCATGCGGGCAGTTTCCTCAGTCTCGTGGTGCTGAACCTGTACGTGTACCAGCTGACCGGCAGCGCGGTTCAGCTTTCGATCGTGATGGTGACCCGGCTCGGCGCCAGCTTCGTCGCGGGGTTCTTCGCCGGCAGCCTGGTGGCCCGTTACGACCGGAAACTGCTGATGATCTCCTCGCAGTTGGTGCCGGCCGTGGCGCTGGCGGGTCTGGTGGCCGCGCCGCCGGACGCGGTGCTGCTGATCGTCTACCTGATCACGGTCGTGATCGGCGCCGGAAACACGATCTTCCAGGTGGCGTTGCGTACTTCGATCCCGGAACTGGTCGGACCGGACCGGCGAGTGGCGGCGAACGGTTCGCTCGTACTGGCCCGGTCGGTGGCCACGGTCGTCGGGCTCTCCTCGGCGGGCATCATCGTTGCCTGGGGCGGATACACCGCGGCGTTCGGCATCAACGCGGCCGCGTTCACGATCTCCGCGCTCACCCTCGTCGTGCTGCCACTCCGGACCCGGACTGCCTCGCAGGACGCTGAGGCCGGTGCCGCGAAGCCCGGTTGGGTCGCGTCGGTGCGTGAAGCAGGGGTGCTGCTACGGCTCACCCCAGTGCTGCTGGGCCTGCTCATCGTGCGGGAGAGCGACGCACTGGGGTCCGCCTCCCACAACGTCGCGCTGCCCGTCTACGCCACCCAGCTCAGCCCGGACAACGCGGCGGAGTTCGTCGGCTGGTTCTGGGCGGCCTGGGCGCTCGGGATGGCGGCCGCTCACCAGCTCACCACCCGGCTGCTCCGCGGCACCGAGCTCGGCGAGCGGGCGTTCGTGATCAGCATCTTCCCGATGTCGGCCTTCTTCGTCGCGGTCTTCCTCGGCCTGCCGCTCCCGCTGACCTTGGCGTGCGCACTCTTCGCCGGGGTGGCCGACGGGTTCAACGACATCGCCTACAACTCGCGCTTGCAGGCGGCGCCGGATCCGCAGCGTGGGTACCTGTTCGGGTTCAGTGCGATGGCCGAAACATCCGGTCTCGGGCTCGGAATGCTGGCCTCCGGCGTACTGCTCGCGGTCAGTCCGGTGGCCGTCGTGGTGGGCGCCTTCCATGGTCTTCCGGTGCTGATGGCTCTGCTCTACGGGTTGTACCTGTTCCGACGAGCCAGAAGAAGCCGGAGTACCACGGCATGA
- a CDS encoding non-ribosomal peptide synthetase/type I polyketide synthase codes for MTETPSPAVAQGPALRLDDLPTTLPAALHLAAKAHPDSGVGVITGTEPDRLISYSELLDQAQRVLGGLIERGVRTGDSVLVAGADLADFFPAYWGCLLGGIRPVTVARPPGYSGPTATADKLIDAWRLLGEPLILTSDSQLAGLTRLTQYYGVDALRLTSIADCGSAAPPTATVTAQPSDVALLMLSSGSTGRAKLVEITHRGLVELAAGARQTLPGIDAGDVTLNWLPLDHSGAFLLYHVTEVLLGTTNWHAPVELILDQPLRWLDLLVEHQVTHSWAPNFGYRQLTEALVGAPDRYWDLSGLRTLVSGGEQITWPVVREFLAATARFGVTPDVFTPCWGMAETTTAITYASFDEAAGLHRIRSTGGEERTFVSVGRPSPGASLRIVDEHDEPLTEGEVGRLQVRSARITPGYVGDGEADVSHDGWLRTGDLGLLSRGALTITGREKDLIIIAGHNHYCHEIEQVVAEVPGVLAGHVAACAIPDAAAGTESLGICYCLTGDSDESVVSAAIRRALAQRLQLTAAAVMTIQAADFPRTTSGKIQRSALITRFADRLSEDAVHSLGSRPTDTGTDVAERVMAAATELLGVPVDRDRPLYEQGMSSVQLIRLYTRLRRELGTDFPQTAMFEHPSVAALAEYLGTATPSTAIAGESAPVAEHSGGGPVGVREGPLDRPSGRPDLDQRIAIVGMAVRFPGADSVGQFWANLSAGVHSVRRFTSDELAEAGLSGDLVPAAGVLSDIAGFDTGLFQLSAKEAALTDPAHRLFLECCHEALEQGGYAAPSAGHRIGVYAGSGMNLYPRHSYFQNNLAAGSGQDDPVTAMQTAIGNQPDFLATRVAYRLGLTGPALSVQTACSTSLVAVHLACQALRAGEAELAIAGAAAVHVPQLTGYQHTEGSILSARGECHPFDAEADGTVGGSGVAAVLLKPLAAALADGDTIYSVILGSAMNNDGAGKAAFTAPGVAGQVRVVRDALQAAGVSAESIGYLEAHGTGTRLGDPIEVEALRRAFRMDTDRAGFCTLGSVKANLGHLDSCAGMAGLIKAALVLRHRQYPPQINLRQVNPELALAASPFVLRTEAADWLDGESPRRAGVSALGVGGTNAHVVLEEPPPAPERPQPVLRPVLVPVSAQSPAALEELCSRLAGDLEARPGTVVDDVAFTLATGRVHRRHRRAVVGTNSTELVAALRQPAAASGQLVTALGQPVATSSQPPAAVRQPVAALSRPVDALGASARLGFAYTGQGAAYPGMAVALATRFRVFADTIGECAPELVDVLLADPEPAVALPTDIAQPALFAYQVALGRLWDALGVRPEVVVGHSVGHYAALCLAGGLTLADGLALTATRGQLMQRTEPGGMLAVLGEPGVAEELIAEVPGVELAGRNGERECVLAGDPASIEAVAAAAERRRVPARRLAVDRAFHSRLLDPMLDEFTRQASEVAFQPLQLPVADALDGTLLPAGWIPDAEHLRRHAREPVRYDLAVGRLMEAGCDTVIEVGPDAVLTGIGRRQFAPLRWLASQRRDNGDGRVLLETAARLYESGTDLNWAALVSDHPGRRIPLPTYPFQRTRCWVEPREQHNMPTTDDPVSTPIPLDQVLALVGAQVGLAAATVDPDAPFVELGADSLALVALARDVEQSLGVRVALRELFDSADTPRKLAAAVHAKLPAGPPPGSPPPVGTSPAAVTAPSPATSQVSPPAVVAPAMPPVAPPAAEVAPGTLPVAPAPSAPSPAVPAAPTLAASAAAAADAAALAPAVHAAPAAVAPALAAPTEPTLAAAASAASAASAASAASAPAALAPAVHAAPAATAPVQGEPVGGTGVQELINAQLQVMNQFSHVMTQQLALMAAPPAPTAAPPTQALPASTAAPLAQALPAPAVAPQIAAAATPSITAPAAAPPRASRTTQTTSTTPATAPPRASRTTQTTSTTPATAPPRASTTTQLASTKPAAPKATACDFSVYFFGDYPQEAVGTDKYRVVLDTARFADEHDFHAVWLPERHFHSFGGLFPSPSVLAAALATHTRQIRLHAGSVVLPLHHPIRVAEEWSVIDNLSGGRVGLCVASGWHANDFALAPENFGRHKDVMFEHLDVVQALWRGETVPARSGDGKDIQVALHPQPVQAMPPLFTAVVGNPASYRAAAERDLGVVTNLMTQTPAQLAERIAEYRARRAECGLDPDAGRVVALLHTYLGTDLAATRAAGFEPFCRYMRSSMSLFGQVTNSLGFSIDFDNTPADDLRFLLEQAYTRYCESRALIGTVDSSAPIVEELLAAGVNEIACFVDFGVSAGQVAASMPVVDQLRGRYVGAGKASDTDQTSDTDKAIDTDQASDTVSAGQRRIWLFEQLTPGTNSYHEPKAIRLDGALDVDALRSALTDVVRRHAALRSTFGENDGELIRTVHASVPIECPVMDCTGLPETDGVSKAMELDGLTPFDLAGGPLFRLRLLRFGPEQHVLMMIVHHIVFDSLSTATFLRDLGAYYTAALTGQAAALEPLPAAPRVEPGTDPEDLRYWTETLAGELPVLALPTDRPRPAVRAPEGGTVTHRFDTGLSRAVQAFSAEARSTTFMTLMAGVAATLRLFTGQSDLIIGIPVSNRPAGAADLVGFYLDTVPLRLDLTGDPTFAALVAQVRDRALDGYSHSTVPFDELVATINPPRDPSRTPLFSIMVDFEQESPPYFAEGIDVAMRDVDARKAPFDLNLYLISGTDEIRCHLEYDVTLFAESSVRRLLDYLEQILAAATATPAYRLSQLTELTAADADRIAEWSTGGPAVAPSGVLHELFAEQARRTPDAVALRHGSTELSYQELDARANGLAWALTERGVGPGSIVGVQLPRGIDLIVSLLGVLKSGAAYLPLDPATIEHRRAFMVEDSGAGLVIDSPWPTGPRTDSPPVEVRGEDLAYCIYTSGSTGRPKGVLVPHRGPANLAGWLTRSRPPLRTLAWTSVAFDISVEEIFSTLTGGGTLVLIEDELRYDPAALTELIIEERVERIFMPFTPLKYLVDALTEAGGAPELRELVSCGEPVTVTARLQAFLTKHSDCRLINEYGPTEASCIVTHHVVDPAGPTAPPIGRPMPGATIRLLDAELRPVPVGVVGELYLGGVPLADGYLNRPDQNAAAFTEHPDGERWYRTGDLARWRPDGLLEFAGRVDDQVKIRGFRVEPGEVASVAAELPEIADATVVVHRDDAGEPYLAAYLVASDPDRRSTDSIASALAAQLPDYMVPRAYQWLTALPMTTSGKLDRSALLPPEPGRSGGVSPEPTDPVLRRVHELWSDQLGQTELGLDESFFRLGGDSLMAVRLVYRVRAEFGVPFPVQRLFTNPTVRGMAAAITEAAAGQTKAAT; via the coding sequence ATGACCGAAACGCCTTCCCCAGCCGTCGCGCAGGGTCCGGCCCTGCGGCTGGATGACCTGCCGACCACCCTGCCTGCTGCTTTGCACCTGGCCGCAAAGGCTCACCCCGACTCCGGCGTCGGAGTGATCACCGGTACCGAGCCGGACCGGTTGATCAGCTATTCAGAACTGCTGGACCAGGCTCAACGGGTGCTCGGTGGCCTGATCGAACGTGGCGTTCGTACCGGCGACTCAGTGCTGGTGGCCGGTGCCGACCTGGCCGACTTCTTCCCGGCGTACTGGGGGTGCCTGCTCGGCGGAATCCGGCCGGTCACGGTGGCCCGCCCGCCCGGCTACTCCGGCCCGACCGCCACCGCGGACAAGCTCATCGACGCGTGGCGGCTGCTGGGCGAGCCATTGATCCTGACCAGCGACAGTCAACTGGCCGGACTGACCCGCCTCACCCAGTACTACGGCGTCGACGCGCTACGGCTGACCTCGATCGCCGACTGCGGGAGCGCGGCGCCGCCCACCGCGACAGTCACCGCGCAGCCGTCCGACGTGGCGCTGCTGATGCTGTCGTCGGGTAGCACCGGACGGGCCAAACTGGTTGAGATAACCCACCGAGGCTTGGTCGAGCTCGCTGCCGGCGCGCGGCAGACGCTGCCGGGCATCGATGCCGGTGACGTCACCTTGAACTGGCTTCCGTTGGACCACAGCGGCGCGTTCTTGCTCTACCACGTCACCGAAGTGCTGCTCGGTACGACGAACTGGCACGCGCCGGTCGAGCTCATCCTCGATCAGCCACTGCGGTGGCTGGACCTGTTGGTCGAGCACCAGGTGACTCATTCGTGGGCGCCGAACTTCGGCTACCGCCAGCTCACCGAAGCACTCGTCGGTGCCCCCGACCGGTACTGGGATCTGTCTGGGCTGCGCACGCTGGTCAGCGGTGGCGAGCAGATCACCTGGCCGGTGGTGCGGGAGTTTCTGGCCGCCACCGCCCGCTTCGGAGTCACGCCGGACGTGTTCACGCCGTGCTGGGGGATGGCGGAGACCACCACCGCGATCACCTATGCGAGCTTTGACGAGGCCGCCGGGCTGCACCGGATTCGCAGTACCGGTGGCGAGGAGCGGACCTTCGTCAGCGTCGGCAGGCCGTCGCCCGGCGCCAGTCTGCGGATCGTCGATGAGCACGACGAACCCCTCACCGAGGGCGAGGTCGGGCGGCTGCAGGTCCGCTCGGCACGGATCACCCCGGGGTACGTCGGGGACGGTGAGGCGGACGTCTCCCACGACGGCTGGCTGCGTACCGGTGACCTGGGACTGCTGTCCCGCGGAGCGCTCACCATCACCGGCCGGGAGAAGGACCTGATCATCATCGCCGGCCACAACCACTACTGCCACGAGATCGAGCAGGTCGTCGCCGAGGTGCCCGGCGTACTGGCCGGACATGTCGCGGCCTGCGCGATCCCGGACGCGGCAGCCGGTACCGAGAGCCTCGGCATCTGCTATTGCCTCACCGGTGACAGCGACGAGAGTGTGGTCTCTGCCGCCATCCGCCGTGCTCTGGCCCAGCGGTTGCAGCTGACCGCCGCCGCCGTGATGACGATCCAAGCGGCCGACTTCCCGCGGACCACCAGCGGCAAGATCCAGCGGTCAGCGCTCATCACGAGATTCGCAGACAGGCTGAGCGAGGACGCCGTTCACTCGTTGGGAAGTCGACCGACGGATACGGGAACGGACGTTGCCGAGCGGGTGATGGCGGCGGCCACCGAGTTGCTCGGCGTACCGGTGGACCGCGATCGGCCGCTGTACGAGCAGGGCATGAGCTCCGTGCAGCTGATCCGCCTGTACACCAGGCTTCGCCGTGAGCTCGGTACCGATTTTCCGCAGACGGCGATGTTCGAGCATCCCTCGGTCGCGGCGCTGGCCGAGTACCTGGGCACCGCCACGCCGTCGACAGCGATAGCGGGGGAGTCCGCGCCGGTGGCCGAGCACAGTGGCGGTGGACCGGTCGGCGTACGGGAGGGCCCGCTCGATCGCCCGTCGGGTAGACCCGATCTCGACCAGAGGATCGCGATCGTCGGTATGGCGGTCCGGTTTCCCGGCGCCGACTCGGTCGGCCAGTTCTGGGCCAACCTGTCGGCGGGCGTCCACAGCGTGCGGCGTTTCACCTCCGACGAGCTGGCGGAAGCCGGGCTGAGCGGAGACCTGGTCCCCGCCGCCGGAGTGCTCAGCGACATCGCCGGTTTCGACACCGGCTTGTTCCAGCTGAGCGCGAAGGAGGCCGCGCTGACGGACCCGGCCCACCGGCTGTTCCTGGAGTGCTGCCACGAGGCGCTCGAGCAGGGTGGCTACGCGGCACCGTCGGCCGGTCACCGGATCGGCGTGTACGCCGGGTCCGGGATGAACCTCTACCCGCGGCACAGCTACTTCCAGAACAACCTCGCGGCTGGATCCGGCCAGGACGACCCGGTCACCGCGATGCAGACCGCGATCGGCAACCAGCCGGACTTCCTGGCGACTCGGGTGGCCTACCGGCTCGGGCTCACCGGACCGGCCCTGTCGGTGCAGACGGCCTGTTCCACTTCGCTGGTCGCGGTTCACCTGGCCTGTCAGGCCTTGCGCGCGGGTGAGGCCGAGCTGGCGATCGCCGGTGCGGCGGCGGTCCACGTTCCGCAGCTCACCGGATACCAGCACACCGAGGGATCGATCCTGTCCGCGCGCGGTGAATGCCACCCGTTCGACGCCGAGGCCGACGGCACGGTCGGAGGCAGCGGAGTGGCTGCGGTGCTGCTCAAACCGCTCGCGGCGGCACTCGCCGACGGCGACACCATCTACTCGGTGATCCTCGGCTCCGCGATGAACAACGACGGCGCCGGCAAAGCTGCGTTCACCGCGCCCGGCGTCGCGGGGCAGGTGAGGGTGGTTCGCGACGCGCTGCAGGCCGCGGGCGTGTCCGCCGAGTCGATCGGCTACCTGGAGGCCCACGGCACCGGTACCCGGCTGGGTGATCCGATCGAGGTGGAGGCGCTGCGCCGGGCGTTCCGGATGGACACCGACCGGGCCGGATTCTGCACGTTGGGCTCGGTGAAGGCGAACCTCGGTCACTTGGACAGCTGCGCCGGAATGGCCGGGCTGATCAAGGCGGCGCTGGTGCTCCGCCACCGCCAGTACCCACCGCAGATCAACCTGCGCCAGGTCAATCCCGAGCTGGCCTTGGCTGCCAGCCCGTTCGTACTGCGCACCGAGGCCGCCGACTGGCTGGACGGCGAGAGTCCACGCCGCGCCGGGGTGAGTGCGTTGGGGGTCGGCGGGACCAACGCCCATGTCGTTCTGGAGGAACCGCCACCGGCGCCGGAGCGGCCCCAGCCGGTACTGCGTCCTGTACTGGTGCCGGTGTCGGCGCAGTCGCCGGCGGCCTTGGAGGAGCTGTGCAGCCGACTGGCCGGCGACCTGGAAGCGCGACCCGGCACGGTGGTCGACGACGTCGCGTTCACGCTCGCGACCGGTCGAGTGCATCGCCGGCATCGGCGGGCTGTCGTCGGCACCAACTCGACCGAGCTGGTCGCCGCCCTGCGCCAGCCGGCCGCCGCTTCGGGCCAGCTGGTCACTGCTTTGGGCCAGCCAGTCGCCACGTCCAGCCAGCCGCCCGCCGCCGTGCGCCAGCCGGTCGCCGCTTTGAGTCGGCCGGTCGACGCTCTGGGCGCCTCCGCGCGGTTGGGTTTCGCCTATACCGGCCAAGGTGCGGCCTATCCGGGGATGGCGGTGGCTCTGGCGACCCGGTTCCGGGTTTTCGCCGACACCATTGGCGAATGCGCACCGGAACTGGTCGACGTACTGCTCGCCGACCCTGAGCCAGCCGTCGCACTGCCGACAGACATAGCTCAACCGGCACTGTTCGCCTACCAGGTGGCGCTCGGCCGGCTGTGGGACGCGCTCGGAGTACGGCCGGAAGTCGTCGTTGGGCACAGCGTCGGCCACTACGCCGCACTGTGTCTTGCCGGCGGCTTGACGCTGGCCGACGGGCTGGCATTGACCGCGACCCGTGGTCAGCTGATGCAGCGCACCGAGCCCGGCGGGATGCTCGCCGTACTGGGGGAGCCGGGCGTTGCCGAGGAGCTGATCGCCGAGGTGCCGGGCGTCGAACTTGCCGGGCGCAACGGTGAACGGGAGTGCGTGCTGGCCGGGGATCCGGCGTCCATCGAGGCGGTTGCGGCTGCTGCCGAGCGGCGCCGAGTACCGGCCCGGCGGCTCGCGGTCGACCGTGCGTTCCACAGTCGGCTTCTGGATCCCATGCTCGACGAGTTCACTCGGCAGGCGTCGGAGGTAGCTTTCCAGCCGCTGCAGCTGCCGGTGGCCGACGCGCTGGACGGGACGCTGCTGCCAGCGGGTTGGATTCCCGACGCGGAGCATCTGCGCCGGCACGCCCGCGAGCCGGTTCGCTACGACCTCGCGGTTGGCCGGTTGATGGAAGCCGGATGCGACACCGTCATCGAGGTCGGGCCGGACGCAGTACTGACCGGGATCGGTCGACGGCAGTTCGCCCCGCTGCGATGGCTCGCGAGTCAGCGGCGGGACAACGGCGACGGGCGGGTGCTGCTCGAAACCGCGGCACGGCTGTACGAATCCGGAACCGACCTGAACTGGGCGGCGCTCGTCTCCGATCACCCAGGTCGACGAATCCCGTTGCCTACCTATCCATTCCAGCGCACCCGCTGCTGGGTCGAGCCGAGGGAGCAGCACAACATGCCCACCACAGACGACCCGGTCTCCACGCCGATCCCGCTCGACCAGGTGCTCGCACTGGTCGGCGCACAGGTGGGGCTGGCCGCCGCCACGGTCGATCCGGACGCGCCGTTCGTCGAGCTCGGCGCGGACTCGCTCGCCCTGGTCGCGTTGGCCCGCGACGTCGAGCAGTCCCTCGGCGTCCGAGTTGCGCTGCGGGAACTGTTCGACTCCGCAGACACCCCGCGGAAGCTGGCCGCCGCCGTCCACGCCAAGCTGCCGGCCGGCCCGCCGCCGGGCAGCCCGCCGCCAGTCGGCACCTCACCTGCGGCTGTCACAGCACCGTCGCCAGCCACGTCGCAGGTGTCGCCACCAGCCGTGGTGGCACCTGCAATGCCCCCGGTCGCCCCGCCAGCAGCCGAGGTGGCACCAGGCACGCTGCCGGTTGCACCGGCACCGTCTGCACCGAGCCCGGCCGTACCAGCCGCACCGACACTGGCCGCATCAGCCGCAGCCGCAGCAGACGCAGCCGCACTGGCACCCGCCGTACATGCCGCACCGGCAGCGGTCGCACCGGCACTGGCTGCACCAACCGAACCGACACTGGCCGCAGCCGCATCAGCCGCATCAGCCGCATCAGCCGCATCAGCCGCATCAGCACCAGCCGCACTGGCACCCGCCGTACATGCCGCACCGGCAGCAACCGCGCCGGTGCAGGGCGAACCAGTAGGCGGCACCGGCGTCCAGGAGCTGATCAACGCCCAGCTCCAGGTGATGAACCAGTTCTCCCACGTGATGACCCAGCAGCTGGCATTGATGGCCGCGCCGCCCGCGCCCACGGCAGCGCCGCCGACGCAAGCACTGCCTGCGTCTACAGCAGCGCCGCTAGCCCAAGCACTGCCCGCGCCTGCAGTAGCACCGCAGATCGCCGCCGCCGCGACACCATCCATCACCGCCCCTGCCGCCGCCCCGCCTCGGGCCAGTAGAACAACCCAGACAACGAGCACCACACCCGCCACCGCCCCGCCTCGGGCCAGTAGAACAACCCAGACAACGAGCACCACACCCGCCACCGCCCCGCCTCGGGCCAGTACGACAACGCAGTTGGCGAGCACCAAACCCGCTGCACCGAAAGCCACCGCCTGCGACTTCTCCGTCTACTTCTTCGGCGACTACCCGCAAGAGGCCGTCGGCACCGACAAGTACCGCGTCGTGCTCGACACCGCGCGATTCGCCGACGAGCACGACTTCCACGCGGTGTGGTTGCCCGAACGGCACTTCCACTCTTTCGGCGGCCTGTTCCCCAGCCCGTCGGTGCTGGCAGCGGCACTCGCGACCCACACGCGGCAGATCCGTTTGCACGCAGGCTCCGTCGTGCTGCCGCTGCACCACCCGATCCGGGTTGCCGAGGAATGGTCGGTGATCGACAACCTGTCCGGCGGCCGGGTCGGGTTGTGCGTGGCCAGCGGTTGGCATGCCAACGACTTCGCCCTGGCGCCGGAGAACTTCGGCCGGCACAAAGACGTGATGTTCGAGCACCTGGACGTCGTGCAGGCCTTGTGGCGCGGCGAGACAGTGCCGGCCCGCTCCGGCGACGGCAAGGACATCCAGGTCGCGCTGCATCCGCAACCTGTGCAGGCGATGCCGCCGCTGTTCACCGCGGTGGTCGGCAATCCGGCCAGTTACCGGGCCGCGGCCGAGCGGGACCTCGGTGTGGTCACCAACCTGATGACCCAGACTCCGGCGCAGCTGGCCGAGCGGATCGCGGAGTACCGGGCCCGGCGGGCCGAGTGCGGACTGGATCCGGACGCCGGCCGAGTGGTCGCCTTGCTGCACACCTATCTCGGCACGGACCTCGCCGCCACCCGGGCAGCTGGGTTCGAACCGTTCTGCCGCTACATGCGCTCGTCGATGTCGCTGTTCGGTCAGGTCACCAACAGCCTCGGCTTCTCGATCGACTTCGACAACACCCCGGCCGACGACCTGCGTTTCCTGCTCGAACAGGCCTACACGCGGTACTGCGAATCGCGCGCGCTGATCGGCACCGTCGACTCGAGTGCACCCATCGTGGAGGAGCTGCTCGCCGCCGGGGTGAACGAGATCGCCTGCTTCGTGGACTTCGGAGTCTCCGCCGGCCAGGTCGCCGCGAGCATGCCCGTGGTCGACCAGCTCCGCGGCCGGTACGTCGGCGCCGGCAAGGCGAGCGACACCGATCAGACCAGCGACACCGACAAGGCGATCGACACCGATCAGGCCAGCGACACCGTGTCGGCCGGCCAGCGCCGGATCTGGCTCTTCGAGCAGCTGACGCCGGGCACGAACTCCTACCACGAACCCAAAGCGATCCGGCTGGACGGCGCTCTGGACGTCGACGCCTTGCGCAGCGCGTTGACGGACGTCGTACGCCGTCATGCCGCGCTCCGCAGCACGTTCGGCGAGAACGACGGCGAGCTGATCCGGACCGTGCACGCCTCGGTGCCCATCGAGTGTCCGGTAATGGACTGCACCGGGCTGCCGGAAACGGACGGAGTGTCCAAGGCGATGGAGTTGGACGGGTTGACCCCGTTCGACCTGGCCGGCGGGCCGCTGTTCCGGCTGCGGCTGCTGCGGTTCGGCCCGGAGCAGCACGTGCTGATGATGATCGTGCACCACATCGTCTTCGACTCGCTGTCCACCGCGACCTTCCTGCGCGATCTCGGCGCGTACTACACCGCGGCGCTGACAGGGCAGGCCGCCGCACTGGAGCCGCTGCCGGCCGCCCCTCGGGTAGAACCCGGCACCGACCCCGAAGACCTGCGCTACTGGACCGAGACGCTGGCCGGTGAGCTGCCGGTGCTGGCGCTGCCCACCGACCGGCCCCGGCCCGCAGTGCGCGCTCCGGAGGGCGGCACCGTCACGCATCGGTTCGACACGGGACTGTCCCGCGCCGTCCAGGCGTTCAGCGCCGAGGCCCGGTCGACCACCTTCATGACCCTGATGGCCGGGGTCGCGGCGACACTGCGCCTGTTCACCGGGCAGTCCGACCTGATCATCGGGATCCCGGTGTCGAACCGTCCGGCCGGCGCCGCCGACCTGGTCGGCTTCTATCTCGACACCGTGCCGCTGCGACTGGACCTGACCGGAGATCCCACCTTCGCCGCGCTGGTGGCTCAGGTCCGCGACCGCGCGCTGGACGGGTACTCCCACAGCACGGTCCCGTTCGACGAGCTGGTGGCCACGATCAACCCGCCGCGGGACCCGAGCAGGACCCCGCTGTTCTCGATCATGGTGGACTTCGAGCAGGAATCGCCGCCGTACTTCGCCGAGGGCATCGACGTGGCGATGCGGGATGTCGATGCCCGCAAGGCTCCGTTCGACCTCAATCTCTACCTGATCAGCGGAACCGACGAGATCCGCTGCCATCTGGAGTACGACGTCACGTTGTTCGCCGAGTCCAGCGTCCGGCGGCTGCTCGACTATCTCGAGCAGATCCTTGCCGCCGCGACCGCGACGCCGGCGTACCGGTTGTCACAGCTGACCGAGCTCACGGCCGCGGACGCAGACCGGATCGCCGAATGGTCGACGGGAGGGCCTGCGGTCGCCCCATCCGGCGTGCTGCACGAACTGTTCGCCGAGCAGGCTCGACGTACGCCGGACGCGGTGGCGCTGCGGCACGGCTCCACCGAGCTCAGCTACCAAGAACTCGACGCCCGCGCCAACGGGCTGGCCTGGGCGCTGACCGAGCGCGGGGTCGGACCGGGCAGCATCGTCGGTGTTCAGTTGCCGCGCGGCATCGACTTGATCGTCAGCCTGCTCGGCGTACTCAAGTCCGGGGCCGCGTACCTGCCGCTCGACCCGGCGACGATCGAGCACCGGCGAGCGTTCATGGTCGAGGACTCCGGCGCCGGACTGGTGATCGACTCGCCGTGGCCGACCGGCCCGCGCACTGATTCGCCGCCGGTCGAGGTCCGCGGCGAGGACCTCGCGTACTGCATCTACACCTCCGGGTCCACCGGCCGGCCGAAGGGTGTGCTGGTGCCGCACCGTGGACCGGCCAACCTGGCCGGCTGGCTGACCAGATCCCGGCCGCCACTGCGGACCCTGGCCTGGACGTCGGTTGCCTTCGACATCAGTGTGGAGGAGATCTTCTCGACCCTGACCGGCGGCGGCACCCTCGTGCTCATCGAGGACGAGTTGCGCTACGACCCGGCTGCTCTGACCGAGCTGATCATCGAGGAGCGGGTGGAGCGGATCTTCATGCCGTTCACACCGCTCAAGTACCTGGTGGACGCGCTCACCGAGGCCGGTGGCGCTCCGGAGCTACGGGAGCTGGTCAGTTGCGGCGAGCCGGTGACGGTCACTGCGCGGCTGCAGGCGTTCCTGACCAAGCACTCCGACTGCCGGCTCATCAACGAGTACGGGCCGACCGAGGCGTCCTGCATCGTCACCCACCACGTGGTGGACCCCGCTGGCCCGACCGCACCGCCGATCGGCCGACCGATGCCTGGGGCAACTATTCGGCTACTCGACGCGGAGCTCCGGCCGGTGCCGGTCGGCGTGGTCGGTGAGCTGTACCTGGGTGGGGTACCACTGGCCGACGGCTACCTGAACCGGCCGGACCAGAACGCGGCGGCCTTCACCGAGCATCCCGACGGCGAGCGCTGGTACCGCACCGGCGACCTCGCCCGCTGGCGCCCCGACGGGCTGCTCGAGTTCGCCGGCCGCGTCGACGACCAGGTGAAGATCCGCGGCTTCCGGGTGGAGCCTGGCGAGGTGGCATCGGTGGCAGCTGAGCTGCCCGAGATCGCCGACGCCACGGTGGTCGTCCACCGCGACGATGCGGGCGAGCCGTATCTCGCGGCCTACCTGGTGGCGTCCGATCCTGATCGTCGAAGCACCGACAGCATTGCCTCAGCGCTGGCAGCCCAGCTGCCCGACTACATGGTGCCGCGGGCGTACCAGTGGTTGACCGCGCTCCCGATGACCACGAGCGGGAAGCTCGATCGCTCGGCACTGCTACCGCCTGAGCCAGGACGGTCCGGCGGTGTCTCGCCCGAGCCGACCGACCCGGTACTGCGCCGAGTCCACGAGCTGTGGTCGGACCAACTGGGACAGACCGAACTGGGCCTGGACGAGTCGTTTTTCCGGCTCGGCGGCGACTCTCTGATGGCGGTGCGGCTGGTCTACCGGGTCCGGGCCGAGTTCGGCGTGCCTTTCCCGGTGCAGCGGTTGTTCACCAATCCCACCGTCCGGGGGATGGCAGCCGCGATCACCGAGGCCGCAGCCGGTCAGACGAAGGCCGCGACCTGA